The stretch of DNA CCAGTCTTCTTTCAACAACTTATTCAGCAGATAATCGTTATGACAACAATGAGTACCTCTTAACTTATTGTATGCACCCATAATCGCCCATGCACGACCTTGTTGTACTGCGGCTTTAAACGCTGGAAGATATATCTCATGCAACGCACGGTCACTTAGCTCGACATTGATATGTCCGCGCCATTTTTCCTGATTATTCAGTGCATAATGTTTTACACACGCCGCAACCCCGTTTTCCTGTACCCCTTGAACATAAGGGACTACCAGAACCGAACTAAGATACGGATCTTCTCCCATGTATTCAAAATTACGACCGTTCATCGGAGACCGGTAAATATTTATACCAGGACCCAATAAAATATCTTTCTTCCGATACCTGGCCTCTTCTCCTATTGCTTTTCCGTACTCATATGCCAGCACCGGATTAAAAGTAGCTCCCAAACAAGTCAGCGCGGGAAACGCCGTACAGGAATCGTTCGTCCATTTTGCCCCGGCAAAATCATCCCATAATGTTTCATTCCGTATACCATGGGGGCCGTCACTATGCCATATTTCCGGAATTCCTAACCGGGGTACTCCGGCTGAACTGAATTTTGCCTGAGCATGACACATCGCTACTTTTTCTTCCACCGTCATCCGGGAAATGGCATCTTCTATGCGTTGTTCTACCGGTTTAGAATCATCCAAATAAACCGGTATTGGTCGTTTTTGCGCCGAAGCGAATATTACCGAACTAACCAAAAGACCTAAAATAATCGTTTTTCTTTTCATAAACAGTTTATATATGCATAATTAATTACACCGGAATATATTATCACGAAAGACAAAAATCAATTCATTCATCTTCCATTTCAAAAGAGGGAGGAACTGAACTGTCATCACTCGCCCACGCTTTATTCGGATATTTGCCCATAACAAGCTCCAGTTTTCCTCCTCGCATAATATCCTTATGGCTGAACCATGATTTATTCCATACTTTTCCGTTCAGTCTTGCCGACTGTATATATTTATTTTCCGAAGCATAATGCTCACAAATGATTTCAAAAGTTTTTCCGTTACCCAACTTTATAAGGGATCTCTCAAAGCGGGGACTCCCTATCGCATACATAGGCAAACCGGGCGTCACAGGATAAAAGCCAAGAGAAGAGAATACTACGAACGCCGACATTCCGCCTCCGTCCTCATCTCCCGGCATTCCCATGAGATCATTCCTGAACCACTGATCAAGAAGACGGTGTATCTTCTTCTGGGTTCTCCAGGGTTGTTTTACATAATTATACAAGTAGGGAATATGTAATGAGGGTTCATTACCCATGGAAAATTGACCGACATTCCCTGTCTGGTCAGGTAGTTGCGCATAAAATTCATATTTGGGTTTACCCAACGGTTCCCGGAATGTCCTGTCAAGATTCCCGACAAACTTTTCGTTTCCTCCCATTAATGAAACCATATCCGCTATATTATGAGGTACGGCCCACCGATAAGTCCAGGCGTTATTTTCATCATAATAATCTCTTGCTCCCAATCCTCCGCTAAACTTATAATCCACTCCTTCAATAAAATCACCTTTGTTATTCCGGGGATGAAAAAATGCAGTTTCTTTATTATATAGCTTCCTATAACCCTGGGAGTTTATGAGAAAATCGTTCACATCATCCTTCATGCCCAGTTTTCGGGCTATTCTCGAAAGACACCAATAATCGTAATAAGCTCCAAGACTGATGGCAACGGATTGTCTTCGTTCCCAGGAGTCGACCTCTTTCACAGATTCGGTTTCCCCTATATTCAATCCGGGGAAATATCCGTTCCGGGTAAAGAAGTCATCCAGTTCGGTCTTCGGAATACGTAACCAAGGTAAGTGAGATTTTTCGGACAGCGCACTTTTACAGGCCTTATATGCTTGAGATACATCAAATCCGGTTAAGTCTTTACAAAGGGCATCGGCAATGACAGAAACAACGTGGTTCCCGTTCATACGGTGACTGTCACCCGTTACTTCGGGAAATGTAGGCATCCAACCCTCAGGAGTCTGCCGGGCCATTCGTATGAAAGACCGGATCATCCAAGCTTGTTTTTCCGGTTCGATCAGTATTCTCAACGGATGAACCGCCCGGTAAGTATCCCATACCCAATCATCCGTATAGAAAGGAATTCCTTCATCCTCATGCACCTTCTTATCGAAACCGCTATAATATTTCCCATCTTCGGAAATATTCACCATCCGTTCGTATATCCGGTACAGGGAGGTATAGAACACCACTTTATCATTTTCATTGTCACCCTGCACCTTTATCTTCCCCAACGCATTATTCCAGATATCCCGTCCCCGGCGGGCAATTATACCGGTATCGTATGTATCAATCTCTCTCTGCATATTTTTCTGCGCCTGCTCTCCACTGATATACGAGATGCCGTAACGGATATGTATATCGGGAGTACCGAAACATAATATTACTGAAGCATCCCTACCACTATATTTCGTACGAGTATAATCCACTTTATTATTTTTTCGCACTATTCCCGCTCTTGCAGGCATCTCTTTCGTCTCCAGATATATAAATACTTTCGTTTTTCCGTCACGGAGTATTTCATACCCCCTTACCGTATCTCCCGAAACCTCCAATTCCCCGTTTACAGCGGTTAAAATGAGATTGCCATTATTATCTTCAAAATGGAAATGACATACGGCAGACTGATGGGAAGGCGCATAATCGATATCCACTTCTTCCTCATCAAAACGGACAATATAACGATAAGGCTCAACCATTTCATTATCATAACTATATCCCTTAAGACAAACACTGTCTCCTACCATTCGGAAAGGGCTTATCCTGAAAGAAGATGGACTACGATGGCTTGTCGTAACAAGCGGTATTCCATACATCTGCTCGCTCGTATATGATTCTTTGTTGGGAATAAAGCGAAGCATACTGTTGGGCAAATGCACCGTAGGGAAAGTCGGTACCAGCAAATGGCTGATATTTCCCATATAAGGATTCACATAGTCCACCGGATCCTTCTCTTTTCCCGGACTATTGCAGGAACAAAAATTCAAGACCACGCTCAGTATCAAAAACAGCCGGAGAAAAAACCGCATTATCTTCATAACTTTTTAATTTTCCAGAATCTAAAAACTTATACCGGTAACAAAACATTCACGTATTTCAATAACCCTTTAAAATAAAACCGGATAACGATTTTAAAAAATCGGCCGAACTGACTATTTACAATCCGGCCGATGACTTAATATCACCTTAATAAAAACCTATTCCGCAGTAAGATTAGCTTTAGTAGGCCAACCGGGATTTTGATAAATAGGAGACAAAGATACATCTGTACCATCTCCGGATGTTACCTGAAAATGTTCCTCTGCTATAGGACTTAAATAATGTGCCATTTTCCACTTCAAACCATTATATACAATGGATGACGGAACTACTTCATAAGGTCTAAAATAAAGACTTGTTTTGGGACTGGAAACCGTACTGGAATTTCCTTTATCATATTTAAGGTAAGCCGAAGGATACTGGTATTGTATCACAGGTCCCCAAAGTTTAAAGCCTTCAATATGATAAGGAAGATTAATCATCTGGTCCATTGCCCTCCATCTCAAAATATCCATATTTCTCAATCCTTCCGCCATCAGCTCACAACGTCTTTCGCGGCGTATATTATAAAGTTCGGAGTCAATCAGCCTGCCGCCAGAATAAGCCCCCCAGTCATTCAAAGCTTCTCGATCCATTTGTGTTGCATCGATGGTTTTTCTGTAATTTATATCGACACCGGCTCTTTTTCTTATTTGTTTCCAGTACTCATCGGCATAATCGTCCAATCCGCCCGTCCTTTCATAACAGGCTTCTATATAGTTAAGATATGCTTCTACAGCCCTGAAAACCAATGTACCGGTCGTATTTTTCGAATCAGTCAAGCAAGTCGAGGCATCAAAATTCAAACCTTTACGCAAATCATATCCGGTAGCTGAAGCTTTCGAACGGCCTTTGAGGTTCACAATAGGAGATTCCAACTCGATAGGTACGGTACTGGTTTGCTGGTCGGAAGTAAAAAGAACATTTTTCTGTCCGGGTTCTTTCAGGAACAGGAATAGACGGTTATCTCTGTCTTTTCTTACTGCCGGTATGGAATCATCACCCTGATATTGAGAATCCGGATCATAAATTGGCAAACCATTTTTCATCAGGAAACAATCAACCATACCCCGTGTAATGTTAATCCGGCCTCCTTGCAGTTCTTCATTGTTGCCGTTAGTCACACCAAGACCGACATCATATTTTCTCCACATAAGCACCTCGGGATAAATTGACATGTTCGTTTGTGCAAACATATCATAATAAGGATTTATAGGATCACTTGCCGATTGCTGTAACAAATACGTATTTTCTACCAGAGGTGTTGACTCGGCAACAGCTTTTGCTTCTACCATCGCTTTATCCAGGAAAAATGCTATTTCATTATCAATACTACCAGAAGGAAATTGATACGAAGCATTATAACTTTTAGTCTTTCCAGGCCAGCCCGGTCCATTAGGAACAAAAGCCGTTTCTTTAAAATATTTTTCCCAGGTAGCTTCGAAAAGAGCGACACGCGAACTAAATAATTGCGCACATGGTTTTGATATGCGATTTTTCATACCGTCAGGCGAAACATTTTCCAGAAGTATCTTGGCAGAATCCAGATCGGCAAGTATAAAACGGGCAACTTCATTTCGGGGCATACGCCTGCTCGCCGTGAGCAGAACTTTCTCATCATTCGGCAAGACTGTCGTGATTATAGGAAAATCTCCAAGAAGCTGTAATTTCTTAAAATAGGCATAAGCCCGTAAAAAATACATTTCACCTATATAATGCTTTACATTTACCTGATTGCCCTGAATTTCTCCTGCTTTCCATTTCGGAAGAACAGACTGGAAGAAATAATTACACCTGTAAATTTCACTAAAGTCCCAGTCTCCGCCTGTTTGGACAGTCTTATATTGATCTGAAAATCTCGTTACTTTAGGATAAATAGAGGCTTGGTTATCGGTTATATCATCATATCCTGCAACAGATTGATCACCTCTGTTCGGTGTAGGAATAATATTATAGCAATTTATAACGTAAGCACTTACCTGAGTATCGTCCGTGAAATAATTTTTAGGAGTAACATCCGAAATCGGTTCTTGAAGAAGAAAATCGGTACACGAACTGAAGATCAGCAAAAGATATATACAAAATCCTTTATATATTAAATGATTCATATTGTTTTTCATAATGCTAAATTTAAATAGTTACACTAATGCCTACCGAGTAGGTTTTATTTAACGGATACGAAGCATTGGTCGGATTATCAATTGTTTCCGGATCAAATATCTTGGTCAGTTTTGTTCCTGTCCATAGATTTTCACCCGACAGATATACCCTGACTTTTTCCAGTTTGATCTTATTGGTCCATACTTTAGGCAGCGTATATCCCACCGTGAGGTTCTTCAAGCGGATATAAGCGGCATTCTGAAGATACCTCGTCTGTACACAACGGTTCTTTCCCATTGCATAATCCCAGATTTCCGGTGTAGAAGGCCTCGGATAATAAGCATCCATATTTAATCCCAGCGGATGTTCGGGATCGTCACGGAAATAATCGAGATGTTGTTTCAGCACGGTCGATTCCCACATGGAACGACCTGCTCCCCAGAACATATAAGCCTGATTAAAATAATCTCTTTTCATTACCCCTTGGAAGAAAAGCCGCAAATCTATCCCTTTCCATTCGGCACCAAGATCCAGACCAAAATTAAAACGCGGAGTAATATTACCGATAACACTCCTGTCACCCGGATCATTCAGCGTATTGGAGCCGGCATCGATCTTACCGTCTCCATTGATATCGGCATACATAATATCTCCGGCCCCCCAACTGTTTTCTTTACCGGAAAGCAACGCTGTTTGTCCGCCATTCGGCAACGATGCCAGATGCGCATCCATTTCTTCCTGAGTCTTTGCCATACCGACAGTGGTATATCCCCAGATATTACCATATCTTTCTCCTTCGTTAAATGTCGTATAATAAATAGAGCCTTCATACTGGTTGGCATATCCTATATTATGCGTAGGATTGTTCGGGTATTTCAAAATCGTCGATATTGCATCGGATAAAGTAAAGCGAACATTGTAGCTCAAACCATTGGAAAGGCGATCCTGCCAGGCAATCTCGAAATCGAATCCCTGGGTCTTCATATCTGTATTATTCGCTCTTGCAATCTGGTCTCCCGATAACCCGTAAACTGCAGGAAGTTTAGGAGACGGACCTATCATATTATTGGTATAACGAATAAAATAGTCGAATGATGTTGTCAATCTGTTATTCAAGAAACTAAGATCTACACCTACATCGTATGTCCTGATTTTTTCCCAAGTAAGATATTCATTCACATCAGACGGAGCCGACGCAATATTAGGTTTCACCCCGTTGATCAGCCAGTTACCTGCAGCCATGGCTGTTCCCATGACAGAATAGGTGGGATAGAAAGCATTGGTATTCTGGTTACCGAGAGAACCATATGAACCTCTTATCTTAAAGTTTCCTACATACTGTGTATAATCTTCCCAGAAGCGTTCCCGGGCTACATTCCATCCTAATGATACCGAAGGAAGTAAATTCCATTTATTTTTATTCTGGAATCTGGATGTTCCGTCATAACGGAGATTGGCTTCGAACAGATAACGTCCTTTATAATCATAATTCACACGCCCGAAATAACCTGCTGTCGCCCAGTTAGCCAAACCGCCGGAAACCCCGGGAGCGACCGTCTGCCCATTCTGGTCGA from Barnesiella propionica encodes:
- a CDS encoding GH92 family glycosyl hydrolase, producing MKIMRFFLRLFLILSVVLNFCSCNSPGKEKDPVDYVNPYMGNISHLLVPTFPTVHLPNSMLRFIPNKESYTSEQMYGIPLVTTSHRSPSSFRISPFRMVGDSVCLKGYSYDNEMVEPYRYIVRFDEEEVDIDYAPSHQSAVCHFHFEDNNGNLILTAVNGELEVSGDTVRGYEILRDGKTKVFIYLETKEMPARAGIVRKNNKVDYTRTKYSGRDASVILCFGTPDIHIRYGISYISGEQAQKNMQREIDTYDTGIIARRGRDIWNNALGKIKVQGDNENDKVVFYTSLYRIYERMVNISEDGKYYSGFDKKVHEDEGIPFYTDDWVWDTYRAVHPLRILIEPEKQAWMIRSFIRMARQTPEGWMPTFPEVTGDSHRMNGNHVVSVIADALCKDLTGFDVSQAYKACKSALSEKSHLPWLRIPKTELDDFFTRNGYFPGLNIGETESVKEVDSWERRQSVAISLGAYYDYWCLSRIARKLGMKDDVNDFLINSQGYRKLYNKETAFFHPRNNKGDFIEGVDYKFSGGLGARDYYDENNAWTYRWAVPHNIADMVSLMGGNEKFVGNLDRTFREPLGKPKYEFYAQLPDQTGNVGQFSMGNEPSLHIPYLYNYVKQPWRTQKKIHRLLDQWFRNDLMGMPGDEDGGGMSAFVVFSSLGFYPVTPGLPMYAIGSPRFERSLIKLGNGKTFEIICEHYASENKYIQSARLNGKVWNKSWFSHKDIMRGGKLELVMGKYPNKAWASDDSSVPPSFEMEDE
- a CDS encoding RagB/SusD family nutrient uptake outer membrane protein, with translation MKNNMNHLIYKGFCIYLLLIFSSCTDFLLQEPISDVTPKNYFTDDTQVSAYVINCYNIIPTPNRGDQSVAGYDDITDNQASIYPKVTRFSDQYKTVQTGGDWDFSEIYRCNYFFQSVLPKWKAGEIQGNQVNVKHYIGEMYFLRAYAYFKKLQLLGDFPIITTVLPNDEKVLLTASRRMPRNEVARFILADLDSAKILLENVSPDGMKNRISKPCAQLFSSRVALFEATWEKYFKETAFVPNGPGWPGKTKSYNASYQFPSGSIDNEIAFFLDKAMVEAKAVAESTPLVENTYLLQQSASDPINPYYDMFAQTNMSIYPEVLMWRKYDVGLGVTNGNNEELQGGRINITRGMVDCFLMKNGLPIYDPDSQYQGDDSIPAVRKDRDNRLFLFLKEPGQKNVLFTSDQQTSTVPIELESPIVNLKGRSKASATGYDLRKGLNFDASTCLTDSKNTTGTLVFRAVEAYLNYIEACYERTGGLDDYADEYWKQIRKRAGVDINYRKTIDATQMDREALNDWGAYSGGRLIDSELYNIRRERRCELMAEGLRNMDILRWRAMDQMINLPYHIEGFKLWGPVIQYQYPSAYLKYDKGNSSTVSSPKTSLYFRPYEVVPSSIVYNGLKWKMAHYLSPIAEEHFQVTSGDGTDVSLSPIYQNPGWPTKANLTAE